Proteins encoded in a region of the Euleptes europaea isolate rEulEur1 chromosome 3, rEulEur1.hap1, whole genome shotgun sequence genome:
- the WASL gene encoding actin nucleation-promoting factor WASL isoform X2, producing MFCTTFSGKSSEDIPDIKISGCLGPLYCQVLPNDDLYRPFSSSLIELSTADGEGACVMMGKILLDINMAVLEDNGSSSDDARLQINGPSLPMATVDIKNPEITTNRFYGSQVNNIPYTKEKKKGKAKKKRLTKADIGTPSNFQHIGHVGWDPNTGFDVNNLDPELKKLFDMCGISEAQLKDKETSKVIYDFIEKTGGVEAVKNELRRQAPPPPPPSRGGPPPPPPPHSSGPPPPPARGRGAPPPPPSRAPTAAPPPPPPSRPGAAMPPPPPNRMYPPPPPVHSSTAPPGPPPPPPPPSGGSCVPPPPPPPPPPPGPPPPPGLPTEVDHQLPAPSGNKAALLDQIREGAQLKKVEQNSRPVSCSGRDALLDQIRQGIQLKSVSDGQETATPTPAPTSGIVGALMEVMQKRSKAIHSSDEDEDEEDEEDFEDDDEWDD from the exons ATGTTTTGTACTACATTTTCTGGAAAGTCTTCTGAAGACATACCAGATATCAAGATCAGTGGATGCTTAGGGCCACTGTATTGTCAAGTTCTTCCAAATGATGACCTTTACAGGCCCTTTTCATCTTCACTCATTGAGCTGTCAACAGCTGATGGGGAAGGTGCCTGTGTTATGATGGGGAAAATTTTGTTGGATATAAACATGGCAGTGTTGGAAGACAATGGGAGTTCTTCAGATGATGCACGTCTACAGATTAACG GTCCAAGTCTACCAATGGCAACTGTTGACATCAAAAACCCAGAAATCACCACCAATAGATTTTATGGTTCACAAGTCAATAATATCCCCTATaccaaagagaagaaaaaaggaaaagcaaaaaagaagagaCTGACAAAGGCAGATATTGGAACTCCTAGCAACTTTCA GCATATTGGGCATGTGGGCTGGGACCCAAATACAGGTTTCGAT GTTAACAACTTGGATCCAGAGTTGAAAAAGCTATTTGATATGTGCGGAATTTCAGAGGCTCAGCTGAAAGACAAAGAAACGTCCAAggttatatatgattttattgaaAAAACGGGAGGAGTAGAAGCTGTTAAAAACGAGTTACGTAGACAAG CTCCTCCACCACCTCCGCCATCTAGGGGAggtccacctcctcctccacccccacatAGCTCAGGGccaccccctcctcctgctaGGGGAAGAGGAGCTCCCCCGCCTCCTCCATCAAGAGCTCCAACAGCAGCACCCCCACCTCCACCACCTTCTAGGCCTGGTGCTGCAATGCCCCCTCCTCCGCCAAACAGGATGTAtcctcctcccccaccagttCATTCTTCAACTGCACCCCCTGGCCCACCtccaccccctccacccccatcaggTGGTTCATGTGTGCCAccacccccacctcctcctccaccccctcctGGGCCGCCTCCACCACCTGGTCTTCCAACAGAGGTTGACCACCAGCTTCCAGCTCCTTCGGGAAATAAAGCGGCTCTCTTAGATCAAATCCGAGAAGGTGCACAGTTAAAGAAAGTGGAACAGAACAGTCGGCCGGTCTCCTGCTCAGGAAGAGACGCACTGCTCGATCAGATACGACAGGGTATACAGCTGAAGTCT gtatCTGATGGCCAAGAGACTGCAACTCCTACGCCTGCACCCACCTCGGGTATCGTGGGAGCACTAATGGAAGTTATGCAGAAAAGGAGCAAAGCCATTCATTCTTCAG ATGAAGATgaggatgaagaagatgaagaagacttTGAGGATGACGATGAATGGGATGACTGA